A genome region from Jeotgalibacillus aurantiacus includes the following:
- a CDS encoding ABC transporter ATP-binding protein, whose translation MEQQQTLTGKDQWKVLKRLLSYTVPFKKPIALAFVLLLLMIGGEVAGPFLIKIFIDDYLTPGIFPFQEIAALASAFIVIQIGNVFITYFQLLKFQQIALNIIQQLRIDVFKHVQDLGASYFDQTPAGSIVSRVTNDTEAIKEMFVSVLVGFIQSAFLLVGIFIAMFILNVRLAFFCLLILPVLFVIIRTYRKYSSVFYQDLRERLSQLNAKLAESISGMGIIQVFRQEQRVSDEFQDINEQHYRAGMKNIKIDGLLLRPAIDLVYILALMLVLSYFGFTSLDIAGGIEVGVLYAFVQYLDRFFEPINQVMQRLSIFQQAIVAASRVFKLMDHQELSPAHPEKSVHHNPEAKIEFKNVTFSYDGQKDVLKNISFTANPGETIALVGHTGSGKSSIINLFMRFYEFEKGEILIDGHSIKSYAIEDLRKKTGLVLQDPFLFYGTISSNIRLFNPDITDREIRAASEFVQAHHFIDQLEDGYEHKVVERGAAFSSGQRQLIAFARTIASNPDILILDEATANIDTETEEAIQLALKKMREGRTTIAIAHRLSTIQDADQILVLHQGEIVERGNHQELLKLGGLYHKMYLLQNNKAEAMEETS comes from the coding sequence ATGGAGCAGCAGCAGACCTTGACAGGGAAAGATCAGTGGAAGGTATTAAAACGCCTTCTTTCCTATACCGTTCCTTTTAAAAAGCCGATTGCTCTGGCCTTTGTTCTTCTCCTTCTGATGATAGGCGGGGAAGTGGCGGGACCTTTTCTAATCAAGATTTTTATTGATGATTATCTCACACCGGGTATTTTTCCGTTTCAGGAAATCGCAGCACTTGCATCAGCATTTATTGTCATTCAGATCGGAAACGTCTTTATTACGTATTTTCAGCTGTTGAAATTTCAACAGATCGCGCTGAATATTATTCAGCAGCTTCGTATTGATGTGTTTAAGCATGTTCAGGACCTTGGTGCCAGTTATTTTGATCAAACACCTGCCGGCTCGATCGTTTCAAGGGTAACAAACGATACAGAAGCCATTAAGGAAATGTTTGTTAGTGTGCTTGTCGGATTTATACAAAGTGCCTTTCTGCTGGTCGGTATTTTTATTGCCATGTTCATTTTGAATGTAAGGCTGGCTTTCTTTTGCCTGCTCATTCTGCCGGTTCTATTTGTGATCATCCGGACATACCGTAAGTACAGCTCAGTCTTTTATCAGGACCTCAGAGAGCGGTTAAGTCAGTTAAATGCAAAGCTTGCTGAATCCATTTCCGGAATGGGGATCATTCAGGTATTCAGGCAGGAACAGAGAGTGTCTGATGAATTCCAGGACATTAATGAGCAGCATTACCGTGCGGGTATGAAAAATATTAAAATTGACGGGCTACTGCTGCGACCAGCTATTGATTTAGTCTATATACTGGCACTCATGCTTGTGCTCAGCTATTTCGGCTTTACCTCTCTTGATATTGCAGGGGGTATTGAAGTCGGAGTTCTCTATGCATTCGTTCAGTATCTGGACCGCTTTTTCGAACCGATTAATCAGGTGATGCAGCGATTATCCATTTTTCAGCAGGCCATTGTCGCCGCCTCACGGGTGTTCAAACTGATGGATCATCAGGAGCTCTCACCCGCACACCCTGAAAAATCAGTCCATCACAACCCTGAAGCGAAAATCGAATTCAAAAATGTCACCTTTTCTTACGATGGACAAAAGGATGTATTAAAAAATATTTCTTTTACGGCAAATCCGGGGGAAACCATTGCGCTTGTAGGACATACAGGCAGTGGGAAAAGCTCCATTATTAATTTGTTTATGCGTTTTTATGAGTTTGAAAAGGGAGAAATCCTGATCGATGGACATTCCATTAAGTCATATGCGATTGAGGATTTACGTAAAAAAACCGGCCTCGTTCTGCAGGATCCGTTTTTGTTTTACGGGACCATCAGCAGTAACATCAGACTCTTTAATCCGGATATAACCGACCGGGAAATACGGGCAGCAAGTGAATTTGTCCAGGCTCATCACTTTATTGACCAGCTTGAGGACGGATATGAGCATAAAGTGGTGGAAAGAGGTGCTGCATTCTCAAGTGGTCAGAGACAGCTGATCGCGTTTGCCAGAACCATTGCCTCCAATCCTGATATTTTAATCCTTGATGAAGCGACTGCCAACATTGACACGGAAACAGAAGAAGCAATTCAGCTTGCCTTAAAGAAGATGCGTGAAGGCAGAACCACGATCGCAATTGCACACAGACTGTCTACGATTCAGGATGCAGATCAGATTCTTGTGCTGCACCAGGGTGAGATCGTAGAACGTGGAAATCACCAGGAGCTGTTAAAGCTCGGTGGACTGTATCACAAAATGTATTTACTTCAAAACAATAAAGCTGAGGCGATGGAAGAAACATCATAA
- a CDS encoding ABC transporter ATP-binding protein, giving the protein MVVFYYLKWFFIQEKKAYLTGITLLLFVAALQLVPPRVIGIIVDLIQNQTLTGQTLALWMGLLLASGLGMYVLRYYWRIMIFGSAVKLAKQMREKLFIHFTQMSRQFYQNRRTGDLMAHATNDLSAIQQTAGAGVLTLVDSLATGLFVIGAMAILIDWKLTLIALIPMPFMALSTSLYGRMLHKRFKYAQEAFSDLNDKTQESISGIKVIKTFGQEKEDVESFRQLSKSVVDKNIAVARVDSLFDPTITFIVGVSFFLSIYFGAQMVVADEMTLGELVSFTTYLGLLVWPMLAFGWLFNIVERGRASYERVNILLSHPQEIKNEEGSTSNPPQGDIQLALDSFTYGGTDKPTLKNIQFELKRGQTLGIVGKTGAGKTTLLKLLMREEDQYTGFIGMGGKDIKTYDLHALRESIGYVPQDHFLFSMSVKDNIRFAAPDVTEELLEEAARIARVHDDITGFTNGYETVVGERGVSLSGGQKQRISIARALVTNPEVLILDDSLSAVDAKTEEDILTGLKEKRKGKTTIITAHRLSAVEHADLILVLDQGELAESGTHMELMGKSGLYYTMYMRQQLEDLVEKGGER; this is encoded by the coding sequence ATGGTTGTTTTTTACTATCTAAAATGGTTTTTCATTCAGGAAAAGAAAGCGTATTTAACAGGTATCACACTATTGCTGTTTGTAGCAGCACTCCAGCTCGTTCCACCCCGTGTCATCGGAATCATCGTCGATCTGATTCAAAATCAGACATTGACCGGACAAACGCTTGCCTTGTGGATGGGGCTTCTGCTGGCATCCGGTCTCGGTATGTACGTCCTCAGATACTACTGGAGAATTATGATCTTCGGCTCAGCTGTCAAACTTGCAAAGCAGATGAGGGAAAAACTGTTCATACACTTCACACAAATGTCCAGACAATTTTACCAGAACAGAAGAACCGGGGATTTAATGGCGCACGCTACAAACGACCTGTCAGCCATCCAGCAGACAGCCGGAGCAGGCGTTCTGACTCTCGTGGATTCCCTTGCAACAGGATTGTTTGTCATAGGGGCAATGGCGATCCTCATCGATTGGAAACTTACGTTGATTGCACTCATTCCCATGCCATTTATGGCGCTGTCTACAAGCCTGTACGGCAGAATGCTGCACAAAAGATTTAAATATGCACAGGAAGCTTTCTCCGACCTTAACGACAAAACACAGGAAAGCATCAGTGGCATAAAAGTAATCAAAACATTCGGACAGGAAAAAGAAGATGTTGAGTCATTCAGACAGCTGTCAAAAAGCGTAGTCGATAAAAATATCGCTGTCGCAAGAGTTGACTCTCTTTTTGATCCGACGATCACATTCATTGTCGGTGTTTCCTTCTTCCTTTCCATCTATTTTGGTGCGCAAATGGTTGTAGCAGATGAAATGACGCTTGGTGAACTCGTCTCCTTTACAACCTATCTCGGACTTTTAGTCTGGCCGATGCTTGCGTTTGGCTGGCTGTTTAACATCGTGGAGAGAGGGAGGGCATCCTACGAGCGTGTTAATATTCTGCTGAGCCACCCTCAGGAAATAAAAAATGAAGAAGGAAGTACATCGAATCCGCCCCAGGGTGATATTCAGCTTGCGCTGGATTCATTTACGTATGGTGGAACTGACAAACCTACATTAAAAAATATTCAGTTTGAGCTGAAACGTGGTCAGACACTCGGAATTGTCGGGAAGACAGGGGCAGGAAAAACGACGCTCCTAAAGCTTCTCATGCGTGAAGAAGACCAGTACACAGGGTTTATCGGGATGGGCGGTAAAGATATCAAAACATATGATCTTCATGCGCTCAGAGAATCAATAGGCTATGTACCTCAGGATCACTTTTTATTTTCAATGTCTGTAAAAGATAATATCCGTTTTGCTGCACCAGACGTGACCGAAGAGCTTCTTGAAGAAGCAGCCCGGATTGCGAGGGTGCATGATGATATAACCGGTTTTACAAACGGTTATGAAACAGTTGTAGGTGAAAGAGGGGTTTCCTTGTCCGGCGGTCAAAAGCAGCGTATATCAATCGCCAGAGCTCTTGTTACAAATCCCGAAGTACTCATCCTCGATGACTCACTGTCTGCAGTTGACGCAAAAACCGAAGAGGACATTTTGACAGGTCTGAAAGAAAAACGAAAAGGAAAAACGACCATCATCACTGCGCACCGTCTCAGTGCCGTAGAACACGCTGATCTGATTCTCGTTCTGGATCAGGGCGAATTGGCGGAATCCGGTACCCATATGGAGTTAATGGGTAAAAGCGGACTTTATTATACGATGTATATGAGGCAGCAGCTTGAAGACCTTGTCGAAAAAGGAGGGGAACGATAA
- a CDS encoding YneF family protein: MELWLAIVLIVVALLAGVALGFFIARKYMMTYLKKNPPINEQMLRMMMMQMGMKPSQKKINQMMSAMNKQQQK, from the coding sequence ATGGAATTATGGCTTGCAATTGTATTAATTGTTGTAGCTTTGCTTGCCGGAGTCGCACTTGGATTCTTCATCGCACGTAAATACATGATGACGTATCTCAAAAAGAACCCGCCAATCAATGAGCAAATGCTTCGCATGATGATGATGCAGATGGGAATGAAACCGTCGCAGAAGAAAATCAATCAGATGATGAGTGCTATGAATAAGCAACAGCAAAAATAA
- the tkt gene encoding transketolase has product MFTQTDQLAINTIRTLSIDAIDKANSGHPGLPMGAAPFAYTLWTQFMNHNPKNPDWFNRDRFVLSAGHGSMLLYSLLHLSGYDLPMEEIKNFRQWGSKTPGHPEYKHTKGVEATTGPLGQGIGMSVGMAMAERHLAAKYNKEGHHIVDHYTYTLCGDGDLMEGVSSEAASLAGHLGLDKLIVLYDSNDISLDGDLDRSFSESVKKRFESYNWQYIRVEDGNDLDEVAAAIKEAKADTSRPTMIEIKTVIGFGSPNRAGTSKVHGAPLGNEESSLTKEAYKWEHEPFHVPSEVYSRFEELVVENGQKNEAAWNEAFAAYKNAYPELAEELENAINGTLSADWDKEIPVYEEGKSLASRASSGEVLNAIAKTVPSLFGGSADLAGSNNTMMKEEDDFTAETPAGRNIWFGVREFAMGAALNGMALHGGLHVYGGTFFVFSDYVRPAVRLSALMGVPVTYVFTHDSIAVGEDGPTHEPIEQLPSLRAMPNLSVVRPADGNEVAAAWKLSIEAKDHPTALVLTRQGLPTLPNTAETAYEGVKKGAYTVSPAQKEEADALILATGSEVGLAFEAQQALKEENIDVAVVSMPSWDRFEKQSDEYKQSVLPKSVKKRLAVEMATPLGWERYTGDEGDILGITTFGASAPGGTVLKEYGFTVDNVVNRVKNLLNK; this is encoded by the coding sequence ATGTTTACACAAACTGATCAATTGGCAATTAACACAATCCGGACATTATCGATCGATGCGATCGATAAAGCGAATTCGGGTCACCCGGGACTTCCAATGGGGGCTGCTCCATTTGCATACACGCTATGGACACAGTTTATGAACCATAACCCGAAAAATCCGGACTGGTTCAACCGTGACCGCTTTGTGCTATCTGCAGGACATGGTTCCATGCTTTTATATAGCCTTCTGCATCTTTCAGGCTATGACCTTCCAATGGAAGAAATCAAGAATTTCCGTCAGTGGGGTTCGAAAACACCTGGACACCCTGAATATAAACATACTAAAGGTGTAGAAGCGACTACGGGTCCACTTGGACAAGGGATCGGTATGTCTGTAGGGATGGCGATGGCTGAGCGTCATTTAGCGGCGAAATATAACAAAGAAGGTCATCACATTGTTGACCATTATACTTACACATTATGTGGAGATGGCGATTTGATGGAAGGGGTTTCATCAGAGGCAGCTTCACTGGCTGGACATCTTGGATTGGACAAGCTGATCGTATTATATGATTCAAACGATATTTCACTCGACGGAGATCTGGATCGCTCGTTCTCTGAAAGTGTAAAGAAACGTTTTGAGTCTTACAACTGGCAGTATATCCGCGTAGAGGACGGAAATGATCTTGATGAAGTTGCTGCAGCAATCAAAGAAGCAAAAGCAGACACAAGCCGTCCAACAATGATAGAAATTAAAACAGTTATCGGATTCGGATCTCCAAACCGTGCCGGTACGTCAAAAGTTCACGGTGCTCCACTTGGTAATGAAGAATCTTCATTAACAAAAGAAGCGTACAAGTGGGAACACGAACCATTCCACGTTCCTTCAGAAGTATACAGCCGTTTTGAAGAGCTAGTAGTTGAAAACGGTCAGAAAAACGAAGCCGCATGGAACGAAGCATTTGCAGCTTATAAAAATGCTTACCCAGAGCTTGCTGAAGAGCTTGAAAATGCCATTAACGGCACTCTTTCTGCAGACTGGGATAAAGAAATCCCGGTATATGAAGAAGGGAAGTCACTTGCAAGCCGTGCTTCTTCAGGGGAAGTGTTAAATGCGATTGCCAAAACAGTACCTTCATTATTTGGGGGATCTGCAGACCTTGCAGGATCTAACAACACAATGATGAAGGAAGAAGATGACTTCACAGCTGAAACGCCTGCAGGCCGAAACATCTGGTTTGGCGTACGTGAATTTGCGATGGGCGCAGCACTGAACGGAATGGCCCTTCATGGTGGACTTCACGTTTATGGTGGAACGTTCTTTGTATTCAGTGATTATGTACGTCCGGCAGTTCGTCTGTCAGCGTTGATGGGTGTTCCTGTCACATATGTCTTCACTCACGACAGTATCGCAGTAGGTGAAGACGGTCCGACTCACGAGCCGATCGAACAGCTGCCATCACTTCGTGCAATGCCAAACCTTTCTGTTGTGCGTCCAGCTGATGGAAACGAAGTGGCTGCAGCGTGGAAACTTTCGATTGAAGCGAAGGATCACCCTACAGCACTTGTGTTGACAAGACAAGGGTTGCCAACGCTTCCTAACACAGCAGAAACAGCATACGAAGGTGTGAAAAAAGGTGCTTATACCGTCTCACCTGCACAAAAAGAAGAAGCAGATGCATTGATCCTTGCAACAGGATCTGAAGTCGGTCTCGCTTTTGAAGCCCAGCAGGCTTTAAAAGAAGAGAATATTGATGTAGCAGTTGTTTCCATGCCATCCTGGGACCGCTTTGAAAAGCAGTCAGATGAGTACAAACAGTCTGTTCTTCCAAAATCAGTGAAAAAGCGTCTTGCAGTTGAAATGGCAACGCCACTAGGCTGGGAGCGTTACACGGGTGACGAAGGGGATATCCTTGGTATCACAACATTTGGTGCATCTGCTCCAGGCGGAACCGTACTGAAAGAATACGGATTTACAGTGGATAACGTTGTAAATCGCGTAAAAAACCTTCTAAACAAATAA
- a CDS encoding DUF896 domain-containing protein, translating into MLPEAKIKRINELSAKAKADGLSSAEKEEQTKLRTEYIKAFRGSMKQTIENVKVVDPEGKDVTPQKLKDAKQRNKMN; encoded by the coding sequence ATGCTTCCAGAAGCCAAAATCAAACGGATTAATGAACTTTCGGCAAAGGCAAAAGCAGACGGGTTGTCGAGTGCTGAAAAAGAAGAACAGACGAAATTACGGACCGAATATATAAAAGCATTCAGAGGATCTATGAAGCAGACGATTGAGAATGTAAAAGTAGTAGATCCGGAGGGAAAGGACGTTACCCCTCAAAAATTAAAAGATGCAAAACAGCGCAACAAAATGAACTGA
- a CDS encoding YneB family resolvase-like protein, with product MKVIIYCRVSTEKDTQETSLTRQAEELTELARRNGDEVVRIISEKASGFDLDREGVFELLETIRSEQAEGVLIQDETRIGRGNAKIALLHTLKKEKVRIFSIAHDGELQLSESDTMILQIVSMVEEHQRKLHNLKIKRGMKRAVENGFKPEKNLKNRGNKEGREKIEVPVEEIARLRQNGLTFHEIAATLRGLGHSISKATVHRRYIEFQTDQEKLNR from the coding sequence ATGAAGGTCATCATTTATTGCCGGGTAAGCACAGAAAAAGATACACAGGAAACATCTTTGACACGTCAGGCTGAAGAGCTGACGGAACTGGCAAGGAGAAATGGGGACGAGGTGGTGAGGATCATCTCTGAAAAAGCAAGCGGCTTCGACCTTGACCGGGAAGGAGTATTTGAACTGCTTGAAACCATCAGAAGCGAACAGGCGGAAGGGGTACTGATCCAGGATGAAACCCGGATAGGCCGGGGGAATGCAAAGATCGCTCTTTTGCATACATTAAAAAAGGAGAAAGTAAGGATTTTCTCTATTGCCCATGACGGCGAACTTCAGCTTTCAGAGTCAGATACAATGATTCTTCAGATTGTCAGTATGGTTGAGGAACATCAGAGGAAGCTGCATAATCTAAAAATAAAGCGCGGAATGAAGCGAGCGGTTGAAAATGGTTTTAAACCGGAAAAGAATCTGAAGAACAGAGGAAATAAAGAGGGACGCGAAAAAATTGAAGTTCCGGTTGAAGAGATTGCAAGGCTTCGCCAAAACGGCCTGACTTTTCATGAAATTGCTGCGACATTAAGAGGTCTCGGTCATTCAATCTCAAAAGCAACCGTTCATAGAAGATATATTGAATTTCAGACAGATCAGGAAAAGCTGAACAGATAA
- the yneA gene encoding cell division suppressor protein YneA, with protein MTTLWKKYSFVILFFIVTLFFSLFLVFTTSADEQSSYKMVQIQEGDSLWKIAEEYAEGASMSEREFIDWVSGSNQLNSSYIYPGDELVIPLKKEWSESEFDSIQLASNTK; from the coding sequence ATGACAACATTGTGGAAAAAGTATTCATTTGTTATTCTGTTTTTTATTGTAACGCTGTTCTTCAGCTTATTTTTGGTTTTTACAACATCTGCTGATGAGCAGTCCTCTTATAAAATGGTACAGATACAAGAAGGCGATTCATTATGGAAAATTGCAGAGGAGTATGCTGAAGGGGCGTCCATGTCTGAGCGGGAATTTATCGACTGGGTATCAGGGAGTAATCAGCTGAATTCTTCTTATATTTATCCTGGTGATGAACTTGTGATCCCATTAAAAAAGGAGTGGAGTGAGTCAGAGTTTGACAGCATACAGCTCGCTTCAAACACTAAGTAA
- the lexA gene encoding transcriptional repressor LexA → MKKLSKRQLDILDFIKREVQDKGYPPSVREIGLAVGLASSSTVHGHLARLESKGLIRRDPTKPRAIEVISLEEDSIPTQRVVNVPLVGKVTAGSPITAIENVEEYFPLPERLASADDTVFMLEIVGDSMIEAGILNGDYVIVKQQSSANNGDIVVAMTEEEEATVKRFFKEKDHVRLQPENSSMAPIILNSVSILGKVVGVYRQVH, encoded by the coding sequence ATGAAAAAATTATCTAAGCGACAGCTCGATATACTCGATTTTATAAAGAGGGAAGTTCAGGACAAGGGTTATCCGCCTTCTGTGCGTGAGATCGGCCTTGCCGTCGGACTCGCATCAAGTTCAACCGTCCATGGCCATTTAGCCAGACTTGAAAGTAAGGGACTGATCAGAAGAGACCCGACTAAGCCGCGCGCGATTGAAGTGATCAGCTTAGAAGAGGATTCCATCCCGACTCAGCGTGTTGTCAACGTGCCGCTCGTTGGTAAAGTAACGGCAGGTTCACCAATAACTGCTATTGAAAATGTGGAGGAATATTTTCCTCTGCCGGAACGTCTTGCCTCAGCAGATGATACGGTATTCATGCTTGAGATCGTTGGAGACTCCATGATTGAAGCAGGTATTTTAAATGGTGACTATGTAATCGTGAAGCAGCAGAGCTCCGCTAATAACGGAGATATTGTGGTGGCGATGACTGAAGAGGAGGAAGCAACGGTCAAACGTTTCTTTAAGGAAAAAGATCATGTCCGCCTGCAGCCGGAAAACTCCTCAATGGCACCAATCATACTGAATTCTGTTTCCATATTAGGAAAAGTCGTTGGCGTTTACCGCCAGGTGCATTAA
- a CDS encoding alpha/beta fold hydrolase — translation MADTYKGFKSKEAYMEYTEVYGRVMSHWNVKTESSNIVTSFGDVHVINAGHHGGRPLVFFHAFGFSAAMWYGVANYLKDHYRLYFIDVLGEFNMSNTKDHLNEREDYIKWITEVLDALGIDQADMIGHSNGGWHVLNFALLKPERVNEILLLAPAAAIKRMNLSFYMRLGFTNLFPNRQNIVSSFCRWLTHERKPEQDDLFKLYYIGQTSVVWEYVMTPPKMFKNEELSKLSVPVTVAVGENEVIYKPEKLIKAAKEKFPQCSVNMISKAAHMIPVEAPEETANLIQSIFSHNDRKKSV, via the coding sequence ATGGCGGACACCTATAAGGGGTTTAAATCAAAAGAGGCATACATGGAATATACAGAGGTTTACGGGCGTGTGATGAGCCATTGGAACGTGAAAACAGAATCTTCCAACATTGTGACATCATTTGGTGATGTTCATGTGATCAATGCAGGACACCATGGCGGCAGACCGCTTGTCTTTTTTCATGCATTTGGCTTTAGTGCAGCCATGTGGTATGGCGTGGCAAACTACTTAAAAGATCATTACAGGTTGTATTTCATAGACGTACTAGGAGAATTTAATATGAGTAATACAAAAGATCATCTGAATGAGCGTGAAGATTATATAAAATGGATCACAGAGGTACTGGATGCCCTAGGCATTGATCAGGCGGATATGATTGGACATTCAAATGGGGGGTGGCATGTGCTGAATTTTGCCCTCTTAAAACCGGAACGGGTAAATGAAATCCTGCTGCTCGCGCCTGCTGCTGCCATCAAACGGATGAACCTGTCTTTTTATATGAGACTGGGCTTTACTAACCTGTTTCCGAACAGACAAAACATTGTCAGTTCGTTTTGCAGGTGGCTCACGCATGAGCGCAAGCCCGAACAGGATGATTTGTTTAAGCTTTATTACATTGGCCAGACCAGCGTTGTTTGGGAGTATGTCATGACTCCGCCAAAAATGTTTAAAAATGAGGAACTGAGTAAGCTGTCCGTTCCTGTCACAGTTGCTGTGGGGGAAAATGAGGTCATCTATAAACCTGAGAAGCTTATAAAAGCAGCGAAAGAAAAATTTCCTCAATGCAGCGTTAACATGATCAGTAAAGCAGCGCATATGATTCCGGTTGAAGCGCCGGAGGAAACGGCTAATCTCATTCAATCAATTTTCAGTCATAATGACCGGAAGAAATCCGTATAG
- the glnA gene encoding type I glutamate--ammonia ligase, whose product MSKYSREDIMRMAKEQKVNFIRLQFTDILGTIKNVEIPVSQLEKALDNKMMFDGSSIEGFVRIEESDMYLFPDLDTWVVFPWTAGDGKVARLICDIYNPDGTPFDGDPRNNLKRVLKEMEELGFTDFNLGPEPEFFLFKLDEKGEPTLELNDKGGYFDLAPTDLGENCRRDIVIELEAMGYEIEASHHEVAPGQHEIDFKYADAISACDDIQTFKLVVKTIARKHGLHATFMPKPLFGVNGSGMHCNMSLFKDGVNSFFDENAENQLSETMLQFMGGILNHASGFTAVTNPTVNSYKRLVPGYEAPCYIAWSARNRSPLVRIPASRGLSTRIEVRSVDPAANPYLAMAVLLRAGLDGIKNKVTPPKAIDRNIYVMDKDEREKAGIKDLPATLFAALEELKKDDVITGALGEHIFEHFVEAKEIEWDMFRTQVHPWEREQYLEMY is encoded by the coding sequence ATGAGTAAGTATTCACGCGAAGATATCATGCGCATGGCGAAGGAACAGAAAGTTAATTTCATCCGCCTTCAGTTCACAGACATTCTTGGTACGATTAAAAACGTAGAAATCCCTGTCAGCCAGCTTGAAAAAGCATTGGACAACAAAATGATGTTTGACGGATCTTCCATTGAAGGTTTCGTGCGTATCGAGGAATCTGATATGTATCTTTTCCCGGATCTTGATACTTGGGTTGTATTCCCTTGGACGGCTGGAGACGGTAAAGTTGCCCGCCTGATCTGTGATATTTATAATCCGGACGGAACTCCGTTTGATGGAGATCCACGTAATAACTTGAAGCGCGTGCTGAAAGAAATGGAAGAGTTAGGCTTTACAGACTTTAACCTTGGGCCTGAGCCGGAGTTTTTCCTGTTCAAGCTTGATGAAAAAGGGGAGCCTACACTTGAGTTAAACGATAAAGGTGGATATTTTGACCTTGCTCCAACGGATCTTGGTGAAAACTGCCGTCGTGACATCGTAATTGAACTTGAAGCAATGGGCTATGAAATTGAAGCTTCTCACCATGAGGTAGCGCCAGGACAGCACGAAATTGACTTTAAATATGCTGACGCAATCTCAGCATGTGACGATATCCAGACGTTCAAGCTTGTTGTTAAGACCATTGCACGTAAGCACGGTCTACACGCAACGTTCATGCCAAAACCGCTATTTGGTGTTAACGGATCAGGGATGCACTGTAACATGTCTCTATTTAAAGACGGCGTTAACTCATTCTTCGACGAAAATGCAGAAAACCAGCTGAGCGAAACAATGCTTCAATTCATGGGCGGAATCCTGAATCACGCATCAGGCTTCACTGCAGTAACAAACCCGACTGTAAACTCTTATAAGCGTCTAGTACCAGGCTATGAAGCACCTTGTTACATCGCATGGTCAGCTAGAAACCGAAGCCCGCTGGTTCGTATCCCGGCTTCACGTGGACTAAGCACACGTATTGAGGTACGTTCTGTAGACCCTGCAGCGAACCCATACCTTGCAATGGCTGTTCTTCTGCGCGCGGGACTAGACGGAATCAAAAACAAAGTAACGCCACCAAAGGCAATCGACCGCAACATCTATGTAATGGACAAAGATGAGCGCGAAAAAGCAGGCATCAAGGATCTTCCTGCAACATTATTTGCTGCACTTGAAGAGCTGAAGAAAGATGACGTCATCACCGGTGCCCTTGGAGAGCACATCTTCGAACACTTCGTTGAAGCAAAAGAAATCGAGTGGGATATGTTCCGTACGCAAGTGCACCCATGGGAGCGCGAGCAGTACCTGGAAATGTACTAA
- a CDS encoding MerR family transcriptional regulator: MGSEIRRNMPLFPIGTVMQLADLTARQIRYYEEHKLISPARTEGNRRLFSLNDIDRLLEIKDLLEQGVNMAGIKRILGGQEEDQHENPASAKKPELSDEDLRSILKKEMISSGKLNRSSLRAGDLSRFFR; encoded by the coding sequence ATGGGCAGTGAGATTCGACGTAACATGCCGCTGTTTCCGATCGGCACAGTTATGCAGCTGGCTGACTTAACAGCCCGTCAGATTCGTTATTATGAAGAGCATAAACTGATCTCTCCGGCAAGAACAGAAGGCAACCGCAGACTGTTTTCGTTAAATGATATTGATCGGCTGCTTGAGATTAAAGATCTCCTCGAGCAGGGAGTGAACATGGCCGGCATAAAACGAATTCTTGGGGGACAGGAAGAAGATCAGCATGAGAATCCTGCTTCTGCAAAAAAGCCGGAACTCTCTGATGAAGATTTAAGAAGCATTTTGAAAAAAGAAATGATCAGTTCAGGTAAACTGAACCGTTCAAGTTTAAGAGCTGGAGACCTTTCGAGGTTTTTCCGCTAA